One window of the Fusobacterium animalis 7_1 genome contains the following:
- the nikA gene encoding nickel ABC transporter substrate-binding protein encodes MKKIFKTILTLIFSLLFIVACGDKNKEETKGENTEKKTLTISWNQDVGFLNPHAYLPDQFITQGMVYEGLVNYGENGEILPSLAESWDISEDGKTYTFHLRKGVKFSDGSDFNAANVEKNFNSIFLNKERHSWFGLTNHIKSYRAVDENTFELVLDEPYTPTLYDLAMIRPIRFLADAGFPDDGDTYKGIKASIGTGPWILKEHKKDEYAIFEKNPNYWGEKPILDEVVIKIIPDAETRALQFEAGELDMIYGNGLISYDTFKSYEDDPKYKTAVSEPMSTRLLMFNTTTGPLSDINLRYALTYATDKKAISEGILDGIEKPADTIFAPNMPHSKQDLKPFEYDLDKAKEYIEKAGYKMGKEYLEKDGKVLTLVFPYIATKTLDKQIAEYIQGQWKKIGVNVEIKALEEKNFWEETDDLKYNVMLNYSWGAPWDPHAYINAMATVAENGNPDYEAQLGLPMKKELDAKIHQVLVESNPQKVEELYKEILTTLHEQAVYVPLTYQSIIAVYRDNLTGVRFMPQEYELPLMYIDKK; translated from the coding sequence ATGAAAAAAATATTTAAAACAATTTTAACGCTGATATTTTCTTTATTATTTATAGTTGCTTGTGGAGATAAAAATAAAGAAGAAACAAAAGGAGAGAATACAGAAAAGAAAACTTTAACGATATCATGGAATCAAGATGTTGGTTTTTTAAATCCACATGCTTATTTGCCAGATCAATTTATCACACAAGGTATGGTTTATGAAGGACTTGTAAATTATGGAGAAAATGGAGAAATTTTACCATCACTTGCAGAAAGTTGGGATATTTCAGAAGATGGAAAAACTTATACATTTCATTTAAGAAAAGGGGTAAAATTTTCAGATGGTAGTGATTTTAATGCTGCTAATGTAGAAAAAAATTTTAATTCTATTTTTTTAAATAAAGAAAGACATTCTTGGTTTGGATTAACTAATCATATTAAATCATACAGAGCAGTTGATGAAAATACTTTTGAATTAGTTTTAGATGAACCATATACACCAACTTTATATGATTTAGCAATGATAAGACCAATTCGTTTTTTAGCTGATGCAGGTTTTCCAGATGATGGAGATACATACAAAGGCATAAAGGCTTCAATAGGTACAGGACCATGGATATTGAAAGAACATAAAAAAGATGAATATGCAATTTTTGAAAAAAATCCTAATTACTGGGGAGAAAAACCAATACTTGATGAAGTAGTAATAAAAATAATTCCAGATGCTGAAACAAGAGCTTTACAATTTGAAGCTGGGGAACTTGATATGATCTATGGAAATGGATTAATAAGTTATGATACTTTTAAATCTTATGAAGATGATCCAAAATATAAGACAGCTGTATCTGAACCTATGTCAACAAGATTACTTATGTTTAATACAACAACAGGACCATTAAGTGATATTAATTTAAGATATGCTTTAACTTATGCAACTGACAAGAAAGCAATATCTGAAGGAATATTAGATGGAATAGAAAAACCAGCAGATACAATATTTGCCCCAAATATGCCACATTCAAAACAAGATTTAAAACCTTTTGAATATGATTTAGATAAGGCAAAAGAATACATAGAAAAAGCAGGCTATAAGATGGGAAAAGAATATTTAGAAAAAGATGGAAAAGTATTAACTTTGGTATTCCCATATATAGCAACAAAAACTTTAGATAAACAAATTGCTGAATATATCCAAGGGCAATGGAAAAAGATTGGAGTTAATGTAGAAATAAAGGCATTGGAAGAAAAGAATTTCTGGGAAGAAACAGATGATTTAAAATACAATGTAATGTTAAATTATTCTTGGGGAGCACCTTGGGATCCACATGCTTATATAAATGCTATGGCAACTGTTGCTGAAAATGGAAATCCTGATTATGAAGCTCAACTTGGTTTACCAATGAAAAAAGAATTAGATGCAAAAATTCACCAAGTTTTAGTTGAATCTAATCCTCAAAAAGTAGAAGAACTTTATAAAGAAATT
- the ribE gene encoding 6,7-dimethyl-8-ribityllumazine synthase gives MKKFEGNFNGQGVKIAIVAARFNEFITSKLIGGAEDILKRHEVQDDDINLFWVPGAFEIPLIAKKLAQSKKYDAVITLGAVIKGSTPHFDYVCAEVSKGVAHVALETEIPVIFGVLTTNSIEEAIERAGTKAGNKGADAAMTAIEMINLIKGI, from the coding sequence ATGAAAAAATTTGAAGGAAATTTTAATGGACAAGGAGTAAAGATTGCAATAGTTGCAGCTAGATTTAATGAATTTATTACATCTAAATTAATAGGTGGAGCAGAAGATATTTTAAAAAGACATGAAGTTCAAGATGATGACATAAATCTATTTTGGGTACCCGGAGCATTTGAAATACCTTTAATAGCTAAAAAATTAGCACAATCTAAAAAATATGATGCAGTTATAACATTAGGAGCTGTTATAAAAGGTTCTACACCCCACTTTGACTATGTATGTGCAGAAGTATCAAAAGGTGTCGCTCATGTTGCATTAGAAACTGAAATTCCAGTAATATTTGGAGTTTTAACAACTAATTCAATAGAAGAAGCTATTGAAAGAGCAGGAACAAAAGCAGGTAATAAAGGAGCTGATGCTGCTATGACTGCTATTGAAATGATAAATTTAATAAAGGGAATCTAA
- the ribD gene encoding bifunctional diaminohydroxyphosphoribosylaminopyrimidine deaminase/5-amino-6-(5-phosphoribosylamino)uracil reductase RibD encodes MDKNSDEKYMARAIELAKRGTGSVNPNPLVGAVVVKDGKIIGEGWHKKYGGPHAEVWALNEAGENAKGATIYVTLESCSHQGKTPPCAKRIVEAGIKRCVVACIDPNPLVAGKGMKIIEDAGIEVKFGVLEKEAKDVNKIFLKYIENKIPYLFLKCGITLDGKIATRSGKSKWITNEIAREKVQFLRTKFMAIMVGINTVLKDNPSLDSRLDEKKFGIEKRNPFRIVVDPNLESPIEAKFLNFNDGKAIIVTSNDNRELEKIKEYKNLGTRFIFLEGKIFKMKDILKELGKLEIDSVLLEGGSGLISTAFKENIINAGEIFIAPKIIGDNSAIPFINGFNFDNMEDVFKLPNPKFNIYGDNISIEFEKNK; translated from the coding sequence ATGGATAAAAATTCAGATGAAAAATATATGGCAAGAGCTATTGAACTTGCTAAAAGAGGAACAGGAAGTGTAAACCCTAATCCCCTTGTTGGTGCAGTTGTAGTTAAAGATGGCAAAATTATTGGTGAAGGTTGGCATAAAAAATATGGTGGCCCTCATGCAGAAGTTTGGGCTTTAAATGAAGCAGGAGAAAATGCAAAAGGAGCTACTATCTATGTAACCTTAGAGTCTTGTTCTCATCAGGGGAAAACTCCTCCCTGTGCTAAAAGAATTGTTGAAGCAGGCATAAAAAGATGTGTCGTTGCTTGTATTGACCCTAATCCTTTGGTTGCAGGTAAAGGTATGAAGATAATAGAAGATGCAGGAATTGAAGTTAAATTTGGAGTTTTAGAAAAAGAAGCCAAAGATGTGAATAAAATATTTTTAAAATATATAGAAAATAAAATTCCTTATCTATTTTTAAAATGTGGAATTACCCTTGATGGAAAAATAGCAACAAGAAGTGGAAAATCTAAATGGATAACCAATGAAATAGCCAGAGAAAAAGTACAATTTTTAAGGACTAAATTTATGGCTATTATGGTGGGAATAAATACTGTTTTAAAAGATAATCCTAGTTTAGATTCAAGACTTGATGAAAAAAAGTTTGGAATAGAAAAGAGAAATCCTTTTAGAATAGTTGTTGACCCAAATTTAGAAAGTCCAATAGAAGCTAAATTTTTAAATTTTAATGATGGAAAGGCAATAATAGTTACATCTAATGATAATAGAGAACTTGAAAAGATTAAAGAATATAAAAATCTAGGAACAAGATTTATTTTTCTTGAAGGAAAAATATTTAAGATGAAAGATATATTAAAAGAGTTAGGAAAATTAGAAATTGATTCTGTTCTTTTAGAAGGAGGAAGTGGACTTATTTCAACTGCTTTCAAAGAAAATATAATAAATGCAGGAGAAATATTCATTGCTCCAAAAATTATTGGAGACAACTCTGCTATTCCTTTTATAAATGGATTTAACTTTGATAATATGGAAGATGTTTTTAAACTTCCTAATCCTAAATTCAATATCTATGGAGATAACATTTCTATTGAGTTTGAGAAAAATAAATAA
- the ribE gene encoding riboflavin synthase, with protein sequence MFTGLVEEKGSVISLNNGDKSIKLKIKANKVLENVKLGDSIATNGVCLTVTEFSKDYFVADCMFETISRSNLKRLKAGDEVNLEKSITLSTPLGGHLVTGDVDCEGEIVSITQEGIAKIYEIKISRKYMRYIVEKGRVTIDGASLTVISLTDDTFSVSLIPHTQEKIVLGSKKVGDIVNIETDLVGKYIERFVYFDKLEKKENKKSKISREFLLENGF encoded by the coding sequence ATGTTTACAGGTTTAGTTGAAGAAAAAGGTAGTGTTATTTCTTTAAATAATGGAGATAAATCCATTAAATTAAAAATAAAAGCAAATAAAGTCTTAGAAAATGTTAAACTTGGAGATAGTATAGCAACCAATGGTGTATGCCTAACAGTTACTGAATTTTCAAAAGATTACTTTGTTGCAGATTGTATGTTTGAAACTATTTCTAGGTCTAATCTAAAAAGATTAAAAGCAGGAGATGAGGTGAATTTAGAAAAATCTATCACTCTTTCAACTCCACTTGGTGGACATTTAGTTACAGGTGATGTGGACTGTGAAGGAGAGATTGTTTCTATCACACAAGAAGGAATTGCTAAAATTTATGAAATAAAAATTAGCAGAAAATATATGAGATACATTGTTGAAAAAGGGAGAGTTACTATTGATGGGGCTAGTCTCACAGTTATTTCTTTAACAGATGATACTTTCTCTGTTTCATTGATACCTCATACACAAGAAAAAATTGTATTAGGAAGTAAAAAAGTTGGAGACATTGTAAATATTGAAACTGACTTAGTTGGAAAATATATTGAGAGATTTGTCTATTTTGACAAACTTGAAAAAAAAGAAAATAAAAAAAGTAAAATTTCAAGAGAATTTTTACTTGAAAATGGTTTTTAG
- a CDS encoding bifunctional 3,4-dihydroxy-2-butanone-4-phosphate synthase/GTP cyclohydrolase II: MIYKIEDVLEDIKNGIPLIIVDDENRENEGDIFVAAEKATYESVNFMATNARGLTCVPMSSENAIRLGLDPMTARNTDAKCTAFTVSVDAKEGTTTGISIADRLTTIKKLADKNSMPSDFTRPGHIFPLIAKDRGVLEREGHTEATVDLCKICGLAPVAVICEILKDDGTMARVPDLEIFAKKHNLKIITIADLIKYRKKTEQLMKIDVVANMPTDSGTFKIVGFDNLIDGKEHIALVKGDVAGKENVTVRIHSECFTGDILGSLRCDCGSQLKTAMRRIDKLGEGIILYLRQEGRGIGLLNKLRAYNLQEEGMDTLDANLHLGFGADMRDYAVAAQMLKALGVKSIKLLTNNPLKINGLEEYGMPVVEREEIEIEANKINKIYLKTKKERMGHLLKIE; encoded by the coding sequence ATGATTTACAAAATTGAGGATGTATTAGAAGATATTAAGAATGGTATTCCTCTAATAATAGTAGACGATGAAAATAGAGAAAATGAAGGAGATATTTTTGTAGCTGCTGAAAAAGCAACTTATGAAAGTGTCAATTTTATGGCAACAAATGCAAGAGGTTTAACTTGTGTTCCTATGTCATCAGAAAATGCAATCAGATTAGGTTTAGACCCAATGACTGCAAGAAATACTGATGCCAAATGTACTGCTTTCACTGTATCTGTTGATGCAAAAGAAGGGACTACAACTGGAATTTCAATAGCTGATAGACTCACAACAATTAAAAAATTGGCAGATAAAAATTCTATGCCATCAGATTTTACAAGACCTGGACATATTTTTCCATTGATTGCAAAAGACAGAGGCGTATTGGAAAGAGAAGGACATACAGAAGCAACTGTTGATTTATGTAAAATCTGTGGACTTGCTCCTGTGGCTGTTATATGTGAAATTTTAAAAGATGATGGTACTATGGCAAGGGTTCCTGACTTAGAAATTTTTGCTAAAAAGCATAATTTAAAAATTATTACAATAGCTGATTTAATTAAATACAGAAAAAAAACTGAACAACTTATGAAAATTGATGTTGTTGCTAATATGCCAACTGATAGTGGTACATTTAAAATTGTAGGTTTTGATAATCTTATTGATGGAAAAGAACATATTGCCCTTGTCAAAGGAGATGTTGCTGGTAAGGAAAATGTTACTGTTAGAATACACTCTGAATGTTTTACAGGAGATATTTTAGGTTCTTTAAGATGTGATTGTGGTTCTCAATTAAAAACTGCAATGAGAAGAATTGACAAACTTGGGGAAGGAATTATTCTTTATCTAAGACAAGAAGGAAGGGGTATAGGACTTTTAAATAAATTAAGAGCATATAATCTTCAAGAAGAAGGTATGGACACACTAGATGCAAATTTACATCTTGGTTTTGGTGCTGATATGAGAGATTATGCTGTTGCTGCACAGATGTTAAAAGCATTGGGAGTAAAATCTATAAAACTTTTAACAAATAATCCATTAAAAATTAATGGACTTGAAGAATATGGAATGCCTGTTGTTGAAAGAGAAGAAATTGAAATAGAAGCTAATAAGATTAATAAAATATACTTAAAAACTAAAAAAGAAAGAATGGGACATCTTTTAAAAATTGAATAA
- a CDS encoding type II toxin-antitoxin system RelE family toxin, with the protein MKIEFIYSKRADKFFDKHTNLKEEFEKNLISYFKGNRNVDIKSLQGLNIPIYRMRLGTYRIIFTRKNVDIIIIYTVDAGNRGKIYNNIKNIKKNLKF; encoded by the coding sequence ATGAAAATAGAATTTATATATTCAAAAAGAGCAGATAAATTTTTTGATAAACACACTAACTTAAAAGAAGAATTTGAAAAAAATCTTATTAGTTATTTTAAAGGTAACAGGAATGTAGATATTAAATCATTACAAGGACTTAATATACCTATCTATCGTATGCGTTTAGGAACGTATAGAATAATTTTTACAAGGAAAAATGTAGATATAATTATCATATATACAGTTGATGCAGGAAATAGAGGAAAGATATATAATAATATAAAAAATATCAAGAAAAATTTAAAATTTTAA
- a CDS encoding type II toxin-antitoxin system RelB/DinJ family antitoxin: MAQTTINFRVDNDLKEEFSKLCDEMGLSVSSAFTAFMKMTIRENAIPFPIKAKRLTNKDIDNAFKYLDSFKVCDKEEAEEIIEILNDLSEEDKKISSSHVVEL; this comes from the coding sequence ATGGCACAAACAACTATTAATTTTAGAGTAGATAATGATTTAAAAGAAGAATTTTCAAAATTATGTGATGAAATGGGTTTATCAGTCAGCTCTGCATTTACAGCTTTTATGAAAATGACAATTAGAGAAAATGCTATTCCTTTTCCAATAAAAGCTAAAAGACTAACAAATAAGGATATTGATAATGCTTTTAAATATTTAGATTCTTTTAAGGTTTGTGATAAAGAAGAGGCAGAAGAAATAATTGAAATATTAAATGATTTATCAGAAGAAGATAAAAAAATTAGTAGCTCACATGTGGTAGAGTTATGA
- a CDS encoding toxin-antitoxin system YwqK family antitoxin, whose amino-acid sequence MRKIFIILILMLSIFSIANAHPFKTEKELYDYYAEIDKKINEELKNSPEKILKDRKNSLKPLSMDVFGADKVLGDNSYLFGFDKNGKIISVMKRAVLDGPSMIARIYYPNGNLKEVYLDDDDFVTGIVRTYYESGKKHEEIPYYKGKKEGLRKIYFENGNLSNEVYYIDDLREGKTTDYYSDGKVFRLKHYKDNIGNGKFTEYYRNGKIKVKGNYKGGLRDGEFKFYSENNKYLGSVFYKNKEIIKNTLNKEDMEDLSASFEFADMDLFLRSTTRDIVGATTDVYPNGKPKIYMPYSVNGELHGDYIEFYEDGNISYKITYENGIRQGKSISYLENGKSIGETNYIDGKKEGKSFETFEGMIQMKANYKNNKIDGDMFLYYPSGKLLQKRSFINGKAEGELIEYYENGVIKEKAYFINDKQEKEHLFYDEKGNLIKTDIYKNGIKQ is encoded by the coding sequence ATGAGAAAAATTTTTATTATCTTAATTTTAATGCTATCTATATTTTCCATTGCTAATGCACACCCATTTAAAACTGAAAAAGAACTTTATGACTACTATGCTGAGATTGATAAAAAAATTAATGAAGAATTAAAGAATAGCCCTGAAAAAATTTTAAAGGATAGAAAAAACAGTTTAAAACCTCTATCTATGGATGTTTTTGGTGCAGATAAAGTATTAGGAGATAATAGCTACTTATTTGGTTTTGATAAAAATGGAAAAATTATATCAGTTATGAAAAGAGCTGTACTAGATGGACCTTCAATGATAGCTAGAATTTACTATCCCAATGGAAATTTAAAAGAAGTATATTTAGATGATGATGATTTTGTAACAGGAATTGTTAGAACTTACTATGAAAGTGGAAAAAAACATGAAGAAATTCCTTACTATAAAGGAAAAAAAGAAGGTTTAAGAAAGATTTATTTTGAAAATGGTAATTTATCAAATGAAGTCTATTATATTGATGATTTAAGAGAAGGAAAAACAACTGATTATTATAGTGATGGAAAAGTATTCCGTTTAAAACACTATAAAGATAATATAGGAAATGGAAAGTTTACTGAATATTATAGAAATGGAAAAATAAAAGTAAAAGGAAATTACAAAGGAGGTTTAAGAGATGGAGAATTTAAGTTTTATTCTGAAAACAATAAATATCTTGGTTCAGTTTTTTATAAAAATAAAGAAATCATAAAAAATACTTTGAATAAAGAAGACATGGAAGATTTAAGTGCAAGTTTTGAATTTGCAGATATGGATTTATTTCTTAGAAGTACTACCCGTGATATTGTAGGAGCAACTACTGATGTATATCCTAATGGAAAACCTAAAATATATATGCCTTATAGTGTAAATGGTGAACTTCATGGAGACTATATAGAATTTTATGAAGATGGTAACATTTCGTATAAAATAACTTATGAAAATGGAATTAGGCAGGGCAAATCTATTAGCTATCTAGAAAATGGAAAAAGCATAGGAGAAACAAATTATATAGATGGGAAAAAAGAAGGTAAAAGTTTTGAAACTTTTGAAGGTATGATACAAATGAAGGCTAACTATAAAAATAATAAAATTGATGGAGATATGTTTTTATATTATCCAAGTGGAAAACTTTTGCAAAAAAGAAGTTTTATTAATGGAAAGGCTGAAGGAGAACTTATTGAATACTATGAAAATGGTGTTATAAAAGAAAAAGCATATTTTATAAATGATAAACAAGAAAAAGAACATTTATTCTATGATGAGAAAGGAAATTTAATAAAAACTGATATCTATAAAAATGGTATTAAACAATAA
- a CDS encoding toxin-antitoxin system YwqK family antitoxin, whose amino-acid sequence MRKIFITLILMLSVFSIANAHPFKSEKELQDFYAKIDKEVEKELKKDYLKLFEQRKANLKEKATDDVTEKNLEDDEYLFVLKNGKLEMVFKKEILNGKFRTLSRLYENGKKSRIVCLSAGNPAYYGTVKYFRENGTPLYSGQFYAGKMEGMYKEYYESGKILKEVHVSNDKENGPEKIYYENGKISSIKNYKDGKANGEYIEYYTNGKLKLKGSYKNGLRNGEFKTYLMNSKSAGSMFYKNGKEIKSTLTAYMKEDVFFNFPDEMEAQINIGDEKSKDLIKTMEEHGGYHMLGIDNYPNGRVMRVVPYNQQGLHDGEFRQYYESGQLAQKGSYKNGLGQGEYIWYYEEGSIRQKAFYKDDKIEGQVLWYFPSGKIAQTVNYVNGKREGELIEYYENGKIKEKRFYINDKEEGKSLFYDKNGNLIKTEIYKNGIKQ is encoded by the coding sequence ATGAGAAAGATTTTTATTACTTTAATTTTAATGTTATCTGTATTTTCTATTGCCAATGCTCATCCATTTAAAAGTGAAAAAGAACTTCAAGATTTTTATGCTAAGATTGATAAAGAAGTTGAAAAAGAATTAAAAAAAGATTATCTAAAACTTTTTGAACAAAGAAAAGCTAATTTAAAAGAAAAAGCAACTGATGATGTTACAGAAAAAAATTTAGAAGATGACGAATACCTTTTTGTTTTAAAAAATGGTAAATTAGAAATGGTCTTTAAAAAGGAGATTCTTAATGGAAAATTTAGAACTTTAAGTAGACTATATGAAAATGGTAAAAAAAGTAGAATAGTATGTTTAAGTGCAGGAAATCCTGCTTATTATGGTACTGTCAAATATTTTAGAGAAAATGGAACTCCTTTGTATAGTGGACAATTTTATGCTGGAAAAATGGAAGGAATGTATAAAGAATATTATGAAAGTGGTAAAATCTTAAAAGAAGTTCATGTATCTAATGACAAAGAAAATGGACCAGAAAAAATATATTATGAAAATGGAAAAATTTCAAGTATTAAAAACTATAAAGATGGTAAAGCCAATGGAGAATATATAGAATATTACACAAATGGAAAGTTAAAGCTTAAAGGTTCATATAAAAATGGTCTAAGAAATGGAGAATTTAAAACATATTTAATGAACTCTAAAAGTGCTGGTTCGATGTTCTATAAAAATGGAAAAGAAATAAAATCAACTCTTACAGCTTATATGAAAGAAGATGTGTTTTTTAATTTCCCTGATGAAATGGAAGCTCAAATAAATATTGGAGATGAAAAATCTAAAGATCTTATAAAAACAATGGAAGAACATGGTGGTTATCATATGTTAGGAATAGATAACTATCCTAATGGTAGAGTTATGAGAGTTGTTCCATATAATCAACAAGGGCTACATGATGGTGAATTTAGACAATATTATGAAAGTGGACAATTAGCACAAAAAGGTTCATATAAAAATGGCTTAGGACAAGGAGAATATATTTGGTACTATGAAGAAGGAAGTATAAGACAAAAAGCTTTTTATAAAGATGATAAAATAGAAGGACAAGTGCTTTGGTATTTCCCTAGTGGTAAAATTGCTCAAACAGTTAATTATGTGAATGGAAAAAGAGAGGGAGAATTAATAGAATATTATGAAAATGGAAAAATTAAAGAAAAAAGATTTTATATTAATGATAAAGAAGAAGGTAAAAGTTTATTCTATGATAAAAATGGAAATTTAATAAAAACTGAAATTTATAAAAATGGTATAAAACAATAA
- a CDS encoding toxin-antitoxin system YwqK family antitoxin: protein MKKIFITLILMLSVFSIANAHPFKSEKELDNFFSQIDKRIKEELKKNYREEYSKRKISADNEYSFEIEDDGSSFFTRNIDMKPKTEITQYFNKKGELYMISSLTGEADKELYALYRKYDKNGNLFIYTYAIDGKNTDKGYYSDGKLAYIKELKIVKGEAPIQNGKYIEYYKNGQIKVQGHYKDGKREGEFKTFLRNSKNAGSVFYKNGKIIKSTLINSMKDNASFSILTDINYNSNSHEIVTDEFPNGLLKQYFTFNKDELLDGESRQYYEEGDIKSISPFKNNVADGTFISYYQNGNIKEKHTYKNGNEEGEGIFYYENGKLEEKYFMKNGKLDGEAVNYFEDGKIKNKAIFKDGVTLEEEIYKDNEIRKNTFKNGEVIQQDIYSKNKILKAKKSLLENGKMKIISYYENGNKEEEVFVINELFDGDAFAYYPSGKLKEKDFFKNGKREGESLTYYENGKLKKKILYKNGVRNGEASEYYESGIIKQKAYFINDKLEKEDLYYDEKGNLTKTEIYKNGVKQ from the coding sequence ATGAAAAAGATTTTTATTACTTTAATTTTAATGTTATCTGTATTTTCCATTGCTAATGCTCACCCATTTAAGAGTGAAAAAGAATTAGATAACTTTTTTTCTCAAATTGATAAAAGAATAAAAGAAGAATTAAAAAAGAATTATAGAGAAGAATATAGTAAAAGAAAAATATCAGCTGATAATGAATATTCATTTGAAATAGAAGATGATGGAAGTAGTTTTTTTACAAGAAATATTGATATGAAGCCTAAAACTGAAATTACTCAGTATTTTAATAAAAAAGGGGAGTTATATATGATTTCTTCCCTTACTGGTGAAGCTGATAAAGAGCTTTATGCCTTATACAGAAAGTATGATAAAAATGGAAATCTTTTTATTTATACTTATGCTATTGATGGAAAAAATACAGATAAAGGTTACTATAGTGATGGAAAATTAGCATATATAAAAGAATTAAAAATTGTAAAAGGGGAAGCTCCTATCCAAAATGGAAAATATATTGAATACTATAAAAATGGACAAATAAAAGTACAGGGACATTATAAAGATGGGAAAAGAGAGGGAGAATTTAAAACTTTTCTTAGAAATAGTAAAAATGCTGGTTCTGTTTTTTATAAAAATGGTAAAATTATAAAATCTACTTTGATTAATAGTATGAAAGATAATGCTAGTTTTTCTATACTAACTGATATAAATTATAATTCAAATTCTCATGAAATAGTTACTGATGAATTTCCAAATGGACTTTTAAAACAATATTTTACTTTTAATAAAGATGAACTTCTTGATGGAGAAAGTAGGCAATATTACGAAGAAGGCGATATAAAATCAATATCTCCTTTCAAAAATAATGTTGCTGATGGAACTTTTATTTCATATTATCAAAATGGGAATATTAAGGAAAAGCACACCTATAAGAATGGAAATGAAGAAGGTGAGGGTATATTTTATTATGAAAATGGAAAACTTGAAGAAAAATACTTTATGAAAAATGGAAAGTTAGATGGAGAAGCTGTAAATTATTTTGAAGATGGAAAAATTAAAAATAAAGCTATTTTTAAAGATGGAGTTACATTAGAAGAAGAAATATATAAGGATAATGAGATAAGAAAAAATACCTTTAAAAATGGAGAGGTTATCCAACAAGATATCTATTCTAAAAATAAGATATTAAAAGCTAAAAAATCCCTTTTAGAGAATGGAAAAATGAAAATAATATCTTACTATGAAAATGGTAATAAAGAAGAAGAGGTTTTTGTTATAAATGAACTTTTTGATGGAGATGCTTTTGCATATTACCCTAGTGGTAAACTTAAAGAAAAAGATTTTTTTAAGAATGGAAAAAGAGAAGGAGAATCTTTAACTTACTATGAAAATGGAAAGTTAAAGAAAAAAATTCTTTATAAAAATGGTGTAAGAAATGGTGAAGCTTCTGAATATTATGAAAGTGGTATTATAAAACAAAAAGCCTATTTCATAAATGACAAACTAGAAAAAGAAGATTTATACTATGATGAAAAAGGAAATTTAACTAAGACTGAAATTTATAAAAATGGTGTTAAACAATAA